One region of Salvia miltiorrhiza cultivar Shanhuang (shh) chromosome 3, IMPLAD_Smil_shh, whole genome shotgun sequence genomic DNA includes:
- the LOC131015982 gene encoding uncharacterized protein LOC131015982, with product MSSKSTPRRRRRMSVQFLLILIAISTIFGLLTTDLRSIEPSPKVEMRKGEFSADTTSDKVEMRKEEFSADTTSDKVEAAEGGKKCATVEEMGQIFSRGYVGESLRVRRLIRHHFADNGASRVRNLPPEQFCNRGFVIGKASEAGLGNELYKLLTAAALSVMLNRSLIIGQTRDKYPFGDYISYSNVTFTLKEVKHLWRQNRCLTKYKRHLTMRIDDFQKPSRTAVLCSNWREWEQPIIWFQNATDAVAAQFFLKNIHPEMREAATDLFGKPENLQYRANVFGEIMRILISPSKDVENAVSWALSGGRDPDIVLHMRMMMNRPVRAKQAAVDCLRKALLNLPMISRPKVVLVSDTPSVVNNIARTLKEFAEVLHFDYEKFQGNISGNSNIINFRRKDWGPAPRWVAFVDFFLASRAKHVVISGAHRRVGTTYAQLIAALAAAYRLDENSSLNSSITFLSSFQGSLLSEGLKRQIGWGHVWNRFAGPLSCRGQHSQCALTPLLPPAWWDGLWQSPIPRDVQRMEAYGIKLSGFGTSDDTHLRGFCQSRKNSVVVARLI from the exons ATGAGTTCGAAGTCGACGCCGCGGCGTCGGCGGCGGATGTCCGTTCAATTCCTCCTGATCCTGATCGCGATATCCACCATTTTCGGGCTGCTGACGACGGATCTCAGGTCGATTGAGCCGTCGCCGAAGGTCGAGATGAGGAAGGGGGAGTTTTCAGCTGATACAACGTCGGATAAGGTCGAGATGAGGAAGGAGGAGTTTTCAGCTGATACGACGTCGGATAAGGTGGAGGCAGCTGAGGGCGGGAAGAAATGCGCGACGGTGGAGGAGATGGGCCAGATCTTCAGCAGAGGTTATGTGGGCGAAAGTCTTAGAGTCAGAAGATTAATTCGTCATCACTTCGCCGATAACG GTGCCTCCAGGGTACGAAATCTCCCTCCGGAACAATTCTGCAACCGCGGTTTTGTGATTGGAAAGGCATCGGAAGCTGGTTTGGGAAATGAGTTGTACAAGTTACTGACTGCTGCTGCACTGAGCGTGATGCTGAACCGATCATTGATAATCGGGCAAACCAG GGATAAGTACCCTTTTGGCGATTACATCTCCTACTCCAACGTAACCTTTACATTGAAAGAAGTGAAACATTTGTGGAGACAGAATCGTTGTCTGACAAAATACAAAAGGCACCTAACGATGAGGATTGATGATTTTCAGAAGCCATCACGAACAGCCGTTCTGTGTAGTAACTGGAGAGAGTGGGAGCAACCTATCATATG GTTCCAGAACGCGACGGATGCTGTGGCTGCCCAGTTTTTCTTGAAGAATATACATCCTGAAATGAGGGAAGCTGCCACAGATTTATTTGGGAAGCCGGAAAATCTTCAGTACCGAGCTAATGTGTTTGGGGAGATTATGAGGATTCTAATTTCTCCTTCGAAAGATGTGGAAAATGCAGTAAGTTGGGCTCTTAGTGGCGGGAGGGATCCGGATATAGTACTCCACATGCGGATGATGATGAATAG ACCGGTGAGAGCAAAGCAGGCAGCGGTGGATTGCCTAAGAAAAGCTCTCCTTAATCTTCCAATGATATCGAGACCCAAAGTTGTTCTGGTTTCTGATACCCCTTCTGTGGTGAATAAcattgcacgaactttaaaagaATTTGCAGAG GTGTTACACTTCGATTATGAAAAATTCCAAGGAAATATTTCTGGCAACTCAAACATCATAAATTTCAGAAGAAAGGACTGGGGTCCTGCTCCTAGATGGGTGGCCTTTGTTGATTTCTTCCTCGCATCACGCGCTAAACATGTCGTCATTTCTGGAGCTCACCGACGTGTTGGGACGACGTATGCTCAGTTGATCGCAGCACTTGCAGCTGCATACAGACTAG ATGAGAACTCGTCTCTAAACTCGAGCATCACGTTCCTTAGCAGCTTCCAAGGTTCGTTACTTTCGGAGGGTTTGAAGAGACAGATCGGGTGGGGACATGTGTGGAACAGATTTGCGGGCCCCCTGAGCTGCCGTGGCCAACATAGCCAATGTGCTCTAACACCTCTTCTACCACCGGCTTGGTGGGACGGGCTTTGGCAGTCGCCCATCCCACGCGACGTGCAAAGGATGGAAGCGTACGGCATCAAACTCTCGGGCTTCGGGACGTCGGACGACACCCACCTTAGAGGTTTCTGTCAGTCGCGGAAAAATTCGGTTGTAGTAGCTCGACTCATCTAG
- the LOC131018863 gene encoding uncharacterized protein LOC131018863: MCTIPSGVTVSIKSRLSMMNFVFNFWGVWKQDYDSGKLIYDSYNSSEIKESYDKMTYERIYDEFVNCYGSKPLKVYALDDDYTLDKGLVLLRDSQHYKKVIDYFELVGQEDVYLFADHERDLMPPITHLPLLDEENGSDDLEEVHDLKIANDGGVNDQAETDEKVETVDIGLKELQVDEGMEKFEHDDNVIGVNEVGSEEEGDDLGFVEVGEHGNFELGMTFVGANDCRDAINTYAVKFGYKLKFVNNEPKRIRVICVSERSCPFVMLASKDEETEGLVVKTLVAQHNCTKQREVSSASQAGQVKEHLKMHLNLMKCKKAKRIILTKLKGSYREEFNMLRGYIEKVKETNPGTKMELQLSRDELANGGRVFKRIFVMLDACMKNWLGGCRLLISLDGFHLKGVTFGLLLTTVGKDENDGVIPSAWAVVNKENKHNWTWFLSWLKCELQLGNGSRATIMSDMHKGLMEAVNDQIPDVEHRWCARHIYANWSKKWRGEELKKRFWLAAWSSFEKEFKLNMAKLSSIKKQTAVDLLHYPPQNWCRAYTSDICCIHMVDNNISESVTPCILRSYMCPSSNLN; encoded by the exons ATGTGCACAATCCCTTCTGGTGTGACCGTGTCGATCAAATCGCGATTAAG CATGatgaattttgtttttaatttctGGGGTGTATGGAAGCAAGACTACGATTCTGGAAAATTGATATATGATAGCTATAATTCGAGCGAAATTAAAGAAAGCTATGATAAGATGACTTATGAGCGCATATATGATGAATTTGTTAATTGTTATGGTAGTAAACCTTTGAAAGTCTATGCTTTAGATGACGATTATACTCTTGATAAAGGCTTAGTTCTCCTTAGGGATTCACAGCACTATAAGAAGGTAATTGATTACTTTGAATTAGTTGGACAAGAAGATGTCTACTTGTTTGCTGATCATGAAAGAGATCTCATGCCCCCTATTACACATTTACCTTTGTTGGATGAGGAAAATGGTAGTGATGACTTAGAGGAGGTACATGATTTGAAGATTGCAAATGATGGTGGGGTTAATGATCAGGCAGAGACTGATGAGAAGGTGGAGACAGTAGACATTGGGCTAAAGGAGTTACAGGTAGATGAAGGGATGGAGAAATTTGAACATGATGATAATGTTATAGGAGTTAATGAAGTGGGGAGTGAGGAAGAGGGTGATGACCTAGGTTTTG TGGAAGTTGGGGAGCATGGTAACTTTGAATTAGGTATGACCTTTGTAGGGGCAAATGATTGTAGGGATGCTATCAATACCTATGCTGTGAAATTTGGATACAAACTTAAGTTTGTAAATAATGAACCTAAGAGAATCAGAGTCATTTGCGTTAGTGAGAGGTCTTGTCCGTTTGTTATGCTTGCTTCAAAGGATGAGGAGACAGAAGGGTTAGTTGTTAAAACATTGGTAGCCCAACATAACTGTACTAAGCAGAGGGAGGTGTCTAGTGCCTCTCAAgct GGGCAGGTGAAAGAACACTTAAAAATGCATCTTAACTTGATGAAGTGCAAAAAGGCTAAGAGAATTATTCTGACCAAGCTTAAAGGCAGCTACAGAGAGGAGTTCAATATGCTTCGTGGCTATATTGAGAAGGTGAAAGAGACAAACCCGGGGACAAAGATGGAGCTGCAACTATCTAGGGACGAGTTGGCAAATGGTGGAAGGGTTTTCAAGAGGATTTTTGTCATGCTTGATGCATGTATGAAGAATTGGCTTGGGGGTTGTAGGCTGTTGATTTCTTTAGATGGTTTTCACCTAAAAGGGGTTACATTTGGGTTACTTCTCACAACTGTTGGCAAGGATGAAAATGATGGAGTGATTCCAAGTGCATGGGCAGTGGTCAATAAGGAGAACAAGCACAACTGGACTTGGTTTTTAAGTTGGTTGAAGTGTGAGTTACAGCTTGGTAATGGATCAAGAGCCACTATTATGTCAGATATGCATAAG GGTTTGATGGAGGCAGTAAATGATCAAATCCCAGATGTTGAGCATAGATGGTGTGCAAGACACATCTATGCTAACTGGAGTAAAAAATGGAGAGGTgaggaattgaagaagaggttTTGGTTAGCAGCTTGGTCTTCATTcgaaaaagagttcaagttgaACATGGCGAAGCTTAGCTCTATAAAGAAGCAGACTGCAGTGGATCTTCTCCATTATCCACCCCAAAACTGGTGTAGAGCATACACGAGTGACATATGCTGCATTCACATGGTAGATAACAACATCTCTGAATCTGTAACACCCtgtattttgagaagctatatGTGCCCTAGCTCAAACttaaattga